One window of Leifsonia sp. AK011 genomic DNA carries:
- a CDS encoding SDR family oxidoreductase: MSPARSTPGHVLTNEHVFLTGGTGFVGQAILERLLSSHPGTRISVLVRGKGSQSARARLDNLLRKPVFRGWMERVGEDEARRQFAERVRVVDGSLSRVGALPDDLDVVIHSASTVSFDPPIDEAFETNVGGAHGVYGALLESGSDPHVVHISTAYVGGIRKGIAPEASLTHEVDWRAEYEAAKSARDRVELESRKPEALRKHLAVAKARHGKTGPQAVAQFAEAARAAWVRERLVDFGRTRAESLGWTDVYTLTKAFAERAAEELWSDAGHRLSIVRPSIIESALRHPFPGWIDGFKVADPLIIAYGRGQLPDFPGLPDSVLDIIPVDFVVNATLAVAARPAEPREAKYFQVVSGKTNPLPFHQMYENVHDYFTANPLPDEKGDIAVPRWRFPGGHRVERALVRRERQAGRAERIIERLPTTPRTRRWLDTVTKGQHGLEQLRAFTELYRAYVQTEIIFDDTNTRALLHSLPKEIQEDEGFDVNDIVWSHYFQEIHFPAVTTLTRAFGKRPAAREKAVRALPARDDVVAIFDLEGTVLESNLVKQYLQLWSNTVPRKRFAHDLATFTFSLRKYWKAERRDRGEFIRTFMRRYEGFKVAEIEREVSGRFGRAMMRRALPEALQRVQQHRDAGHRTILVTGTIDLMVEPFVPFFDEVVAGRMHERDGVLTGFLADPPLVDEARAAWLRHYAAQNGFDLSQSYGYGDSHADLVWLQLLGHPSAVNPDIRLYRHAREKHWNVLDWKRGAAPIPAVSRTEQEAHHSIAEGAGRA; encoded by the coding sequence GTGAGCCCTGCACGCTCGACACCCGGCCACGTCCTCACCAACGAGCACGTGTTCCTCACGGGCGGCACAGGGTTCGTGGGCCAGGCGATCCTCGAACGGCTGCTGTCGTCGCATCCTGGCACCCGCATCTCCGTGCTCGTTCGCGGCAAGGGCAGCCAGAGCGCCCGGGCGAGGCTCGACAACCTCCTTCGCAAGCCGGTCTTCCGCGGTTGGATGGAACGGGTCGGCGAGGACGAGGCCCGACGACAGTTCGCCGAGCGTGTGCGCGTCGTCGACGGCAGCCTGAGCCGGGTTGGTGCACTGCCCGACGACCTCGACGTCGTGATTCACAGCGCATCCACCGTGTCGTTCGACCCACCCATCGACGAGGCATTCGAGACCAACGTCGGCGGGGCCCACGGGGTCTACGGAGCCCTGCTCGAGAGCGGGAGCGACCCGCACGTCGTCCACATCTCCACCGCGTACGTCGGCGGCATCCGCAAGGGGATCGCCCCGGAGGCGTCCCTCACGCACGAGGTCGACTGGCGCGCCGAATACGAGGCCGCGAAGTCGGCCCGCGACCGGGTCGAGCTGGAGTCCCGCAAGCCCGAGGCGTTGCGGAAGCACCTCGCCGTCGCCAAGGCACGCCACGGCAAGACCGGGCCCCAGGCTGTCGCCCAATTCGCGGAAGCGGCTCGCGCGGCGTGGGTGCGCGAGCGCCTCGTCGATTTCGGTCGGACTCGCGCCGAGAGCCTCGGCTGGACCGACGTCTACACGCTCACCAAGGCCTTCGCCGAACGAGCAGCGGAGGAGCTGTGGTCGGATGCCGGGCACCGGCTGTCGATCGTGCGCCCGTCGATCATCGAGAGCGCGCTGCGGCATCCCTTCCCGGGCTGGATCGACGGATTCAAGGTCGCCGACCCGCTCATCATCGCCTACGGGCGAGGCCAGCTGCCCGACTTCCCCGGACTCCCCGACTCGGTGCTCGACATCATCCCCGTCGACTTCGTCGTCAATGCGACGCTCGCCGTCGCGGCTCGGCCGGCGGAGCCGCGTGAGGCGAAGTACTTCCAGGTCGTCTCGGGCAAGACCAACCCGCTGCCGTTCCACCAGATGTACGAGAACGTGCACGACTACTTCACGGCGAACCCGCTGCCCGACGAGAAGGGCGACATCGCGGTGCCCCGGTGGCGTTTCCCCGGCGGCCACCGCGTGGAGCGCGCGCTCGTGCGCCGCGAACGCCAGGCTGGCCGCGCCGAGCGCATCATCGAGCGTCTGCCCACGACTCCCCGCACGCGGCGCTGGCTCGACACGGTGACCAAGGGCCAGCACGGTCTCGAGCAGCTGCGCGCCTTCACCGAGCTGTACCGCGCCTATGTGCAGACCGAGATCATCTTCGATGACACAAACACCCGTGCGCTCCTCCATTCGCTCCCGAAGGAGATCCAGGAGGACGAGGGGTTCGACGTCAATGACATCGTCTGGTCGCACTACTTCCAGGAGATCCACTTCCCCGCGGTCACGACCCTGACCCGTGCCTTCGGCAAGCGGCCGGCGGCACGCGAGAAGGCGGTACGCGCTCTGCCCGCGAGGGACGACGTCGTCGCGATCTTCGACCTGGAGGGCACGGTCCTCGAGTCGAACCTCGTCAAGCAGTACCTCCAGCTGTGGTCGAACACGGTGCCGCGCAAGAGGTTCGCGCACGACCTCGCGACGTTCACCTTCTCGCTGCGCAAGTACTGGAAGGCCGAGCGGCGTGACCGCGGCGAGTTCATCCGCACGTTCATGCGTCGTTACGAGGGCTTCAAGGTCGCCGAGATCGAGCGCGAGGTCAGCGGTCGCTTCGGCAGGGCGATGATGCGACGCGCACTGCCCGAGGCCCTGCAGCGGGTCCAGCAGCACCGCGATGCCGGGCACCGCACCATCCTCGTCACCGGCACCATCGACCTCATGGTCGAGCCCTTCGTGCCGTTCTTCGACGAGGTCGTTGCCGGGCGGATGCACGAGCGCGACGGTGTCCTCACGGGCTTCCTCGCCGATCCCCCGCTCGTCGACGAGGCCCGCGCCGCCTGGCTGCGCCACTACGCCGCGCAGAACGGCTTCGACCTCAGCCAGTCCTACGGCTACGGCGACAGCCACGCCGACCTTGTCTGGTTGCAGTTGCTCGGCCACCCGAGTGCCGTGAACCCCGACATCCGCCTGTACCGCCACGCGCGGGAGAAGCACTGGAACGTGCTTGACTGGAAACGCGGGGCAGCACCAATCCCCGCAGTCAGCCGCACCGAACAAGAAGCACACCACAGCATCGCGGAAGGAGCAGGCCGGGCGTAG
- a CDS encoding ferritin-like domain-containing protein produces MAFDIDKYTETSVSVAWKDLDFDEFETNPLPPETLATLRYMCDVEYHTVCYLRDLLVTPSHKEADVSAFMTMWNREEFWHGEALAAVLAKHGVTVDFDQLKATRLKLGWKDRLDPIKQSLLGNIVGKDFIAVHMIWGAANEWSAVAAYNRLADLQQHPVLAELLRRIAKQEARHVAFYATQARERLAKSKKAQVLARFALKNAWGPVGSSIMEPDDVTHVMGHLFAGEEGLREIRKLDEHISRMPGLDGLTIVETSMKKYGVAA; encoded by the coding sequence ATGGCTTTCGATATCGACAAGTACACCGAGACGTCGGTCAGCGTCGCCTGGAAGGATCTCGACTTCGACGAGTTCGAGACCAACCCCCTGCCGCCCGAGACACTCGCGACTCTGCGCTACATGTGCGACGTGGAGTACCACACCGTCTGCTACCTGCGCGACCTGCTCGTGACGCCCTCCCACAAGGAGGCGGATGTCTCGGCCTTCATGACCATGTGGAACCGTGAGGAGTTCTGGCACGGTGAGGCCCTCGCTGCCGTCCTCGCCAAGCACGGGGTCACCGTCGACTTCGACCAGCTGAAGGCCACGCGGCTGAAGCTCGGTTGGAAGGACCGTCTCGACCCGATCAAGCAGTCCCTGCTCGGCAATATCGTCGGCAAGGACTTCATCGCCGTGCACATGATCTGGGGTGCGGCGAACGAGTGGTCCGCCGTGGCCGCGTACAACCGGCTTGCCGACCTGCAGCAGCACCCCGTGCTCGCCGAGTTGCTCCGTCGCATCGCCAAGCAGGAGGCACGCCACGTCGCCTTCTACGCGACGCAGGCTCGTGAGCGTCTTGCCAAGAGCAAGAAGGCCCAGGTGCTCGCGCGCTTCGCCCTCAAGAACGCCTGGGGCCCGGTGGGTTCGAGCATCATGGAGCCCGACGACGTGACCCACGTGATGGGCCATCTGTTCGCTGGCGAGGAGGGACTCCGCGAGATCCGCAAGCTCGACGAGCACATCTCGCGTATGCCCGGCCTCGATGGCCTCACGATCGTCGAGACCTCGATGAAGAAGTACGGCGTCGCGGCCTAG
- a CDS encoding cation:proton antiporter regulatory subunit: MSVRIERVDLPGIGMRNDVITAGGRRVSVVSHRTGERDLALFDADDPDASTDSIPMTDDEAAALAELLGASIQLSRLSGLSDHAIGLYTEEVSLPPESGFVGRPMGDTKARTLTSSSIVAILRGSQVIASPGPETVFEHGDVIVAVGTRKGLDSLAKLIDRGPS; encoded by the coding sequence GTGAGCGTAAGAATTGAGCGGGTCGACCTTCCCGGTATCGGGATGCGGAACGACGTCATCACCGCAGGTGGCAGGCGAGTCAGCGTTGTCTCGCATCGCACGGGCGAGCGCGATCTCGCACTCTTCGATGCCGACGATCCCGATGCGAGCACCGACTCCATCCCCATGACGGATGACGAGGCCGCTGCCCTTGCGGAACTCCTCGGTGCATCCATCCAGCTGTCCCGGCTCTCGGGCCTGAGTGACCACGCCATCGGGCTCTACACCGAGGAGGTGTCGCTGCCTCCCGAGTCCGGATTCGTCGGGCGCCCCATGGGAGACACCAAGGCACGCACCCTGACCAGTTCGTCGATCGTGGCGATCCTCCGCGGGAGCCAGGTGATCGCCTCCCCCGGTCCGGAGACCGTCTTCGAACACGGCGACGTCATCGTTGCGGTCGGAACACGCAAGGGTCTCGACTCCCTGGCCAAGCTCATCGACCGCGGTCCGAGCTAG
- a CDS encoding cation:proton antiporter, protein MHETTVLLIEVGALLLILSIVGRVALRFGISPIPLYLLAGLAVGHGGLIPLAASEEFFEIGAQIGVILLLAMLGLEYSPRELVSSLKQSRVAGVYDGVLNALPGAAFGLLMGWGWLAAFALAGITWVSSSGVIAKVLRDLGRLGNRETPVILSVLVIEDLAMAFYLPILSALLIGTSLVQGSITVAIAVGVVAVILFIALRFGKQLSRLFPAASPEPLLLGVLGLTMLVAGLAEQVNVSAAVGAFLVGIAISGQVAHNATIVLSPLRDLFATVFFVFFGLSTSPASIVPVLIPAFLLAIVTIGTKALSGYLAAKRAGIGVPGRWRAGLSLAPRGEFSLVIAGLAVSAGLEPTLAPLATAYVLITVIAGPLLARIPDTAAFKGAVRRRRLAAEARAAEAQAA, encoded by the coding sequence GTGCACGAGACGACTGTCCTGCTCATCGAGGTCGGAGCCCTCCTCCTCATTCTCAGCATCGTCGGTCGTGTCGCGCTGCGATTCGGTATCTCGCCCATCCCCCTGTACCTGCTGGCCGGCCTGGCGGTGGGCCATGGCGGGCTCATTCCCCTGGCCGCGAGCGAGGAGTTCTTCGAGATCGGCGCCCAGATCGGCGTCATCCTCCTGCTCGCCATGCTCGGTCTCGAGTACTCCCCCCGTGAGCTCGTCTCGAGCCTCAAGCAGTCACGTGTTGCCGGCGTCTACGACGGCGTGCTCAACGCCCTCCCGGGCGCCGCATTTGGTTTGCTCATGGGCTGGGGATGGCTCGCCGCCTTCGCGCTCGCGGGCATCACCTGGGTGTCCTCCTCCGGTGTGATCGCCAAGGTGCTGCGGGACCTCGGACGCCTCGGTAACCGCGAGACCCCCGTCATCCTCTCGGTCCTCGTGATCGAGGACCTCGCTATGGCCTTCTACCTGCCGATCCTCTCGGCGCTGCTCATCGGCACCAGCCTCGTGCAGGGCTCGATCACAGTGGCCATCGCGGTCGGTGTCGTCGCGGTCATCCTCTTCATTGCCCTGCGCTTCGGCAAACAGCTGTCGCGGCTCTTCCCCGCGGCCAGCCCCGAGCCCCTCCTTCTCGGGGTGCTTGGCCTCACGATGCTCGTCGCGGGGCTCGCCGAGCAGGTCAACGTCTCCGCCGCCGTCGGGGCCTTCCTCGTGGGGATCGCCATCTCCGGCCAGGTCGCGCACAACGCGACGATCGTCCTCTCCCCGCTCCGCGACCTCTTCGCGACGGTCTTCTTCGTCTTCTTCGGCTTGTCGACAAGCCCGGCCTCGATCGTCCCGGTGCTCATCCCGGCGTTCCTCCTCGCGATCGTGACGATCGGGACGAAGGCGCTGAGCGGCTACCTCGCTGCGAAGCGTGCGGGAATCGGCGTTCCGGGCCGCTGGCGCGCAGGATTGTCGCTCGCCCCGCGGGGCGAGTTCTCCCTCGTCATCGCGGGACTGGCGGTCTCTGCGGGGTTGGAACCGACGCTCGCACCACTCGCGACCGCGTACGTGCTCATCACGGTAATCGCGGGTCCGCTGCTGGCTCGCATCCCCGATACGGCAGCCTTCAAGGGTGCGGTGCGTCGTCGGCGCTTGGCAGCAGAAGCACGCGCGGCCGAGGCGCAGGCGGCCTGA
- a CDS encoding nucleoside/nucleotide kinase family protein has product MDTIDDHLDLLAHRVRALRDAAGHRVVVGIAGSPGAGKTTLARSLVDRLGQDAAHLPMDGFHLANRTLDLLGRRARKGAVDTFDGWGFVALLARIRSETSNPVYAPSFERSVDEPIAGEIEIAPNVELVITEGNYLLVPEMPWSGARTLLDAAWFCATDDAERQRRLVHRHTQFGRAQEEAISWARDVDGANAVLIESTRELADLVVSGVTGEILSERSP; this is encoded by the coding sequence ATGGACACCATCGATGACCACCTCGATCTCCTCGCGCATCGCGTGAGAGCGCTGCGCGACGCGGCGGGCCACCGCGTTGTGGTGGGAATCGCGGGGAGCCCCGGAGCGGGCAAGACTACTCTTGCCCGCTCGCTCGTCGATCGGCTGGGACAGGATGCCGCGCACCTCCCCATGGACGGCTTCCACCTCGCCAACCGCACCCTCGACCTGCTGGGCCGCCGAGCTCGCAAGGGTGCCGTCGACACCTTCGACGGGTGGGGATTCGTGGCGCTGCTGGCCAGGATCCGTTCGGAGACGAGCAACCCCGTCTACGCACCGAGCTTCGAGCGGAGCGTCGACGAGCCGATCGCGGGCGAGATCGAGATAGCGCCCAACGTAGAGCTGGTGATCACCGAGGGAAACTACCTGCTGGTGCCGGAGATGCCGTGGAGCGGCGCCCGCACCCTTCTGGATGCAGCCTGGTTCTGTGCGACGGACGATGCCGAGCGGCAACGCCGCCTCGTCCATCGGCACACGCAATTCGGGAGGGCCCAGGAGGAAGCCATCTCGTGGGCGAGGGACGTCGACGGCGCGAATGCCGTGCTCATCGAATCGACCCGCGAGCTGGCCGACCTCGTGGTGTCCGGCGTCACGGGCGAAATCCTCTCGGAGCGCTCGCCTTAG
- a CDS encoding LacI family DNA-binding transcriptional regulator: MTTSDTKSPGSDDKSARAANIFDVARLAGVSHQTVSRVLNNVPSVRPATRERVEQAIAQLRYSPSPAARALVTKRSRTIGLITPGTYEYGPTSTAVNFNVAARAARFSVDTVSSLDSDPPGVRSIIESLLRQRVDAIVLVVTDIQVLDIVLGLDLGIPIVIVAASTRRNSSVISIDQYRGARTAVRHLVELGHDRIFHLGGPQLAPDSIERVRGWRDEMIANRLVVHDVLHGDWSARSGYELGMRMTDIEPGSAVFAANDYLALGLISALHERGLRVPEDVSVVGFDDVPEAGYLMPPLTTIRQDFASLGALIMQKVLIAMEEPDNVSESTPLPTSLVVRDSTRRVERS, translated from the coding sequence ATGACGACGAGTGACACCAAGTCGCCCGGCTCCGACGACAAGTCGGCACGGGCGGCCAACATCTTCGATGTCGCACGACTCGCGGGGGTCTCGCACCAGACCGTCTCGCGCGTTCTCAACAACGTGCCGAGCGTGCGCCCGGCGACGAGAGAACGCGTCGAGCAGGCGATCGCCCAGCTTCGCTACAGCCCGTCGCCCGCCGCTCGCGCCCTGGTGACCAAGCGGTCGCGCACCATCGGACTCATCACGCCGGGCACCTACGAGTACGGGCCGACCTCGACCGCCGTGAACTTCAACGTCGCCGCCCGTGCGGCGCGCTTCAGTGTCGACACTGTGAGCTCCCTCGACTCCGACCCGCCGGGAGTTCGCTCGATCATCGAGTCGCTGCTTCGACAGCGGGTGGATGCGATCGTCCTCGTCGTCACCGACATCCAGGTGCTCGACATCGTTCTGGGGCTCGACCTGGGCATTCCGATCGTCATCGTCGCGGCATCCACCCGACGCAACTCCTCGGTGATCTCAATCGACCAGTACAGGGGCGCGCGCACCGCCGTGCGCCACCTCGTCGAGCTCGGTCACGACCGGATCTTCCACCTCGGCGGACCCCAGCTGGCACCCGACTCCATCGAGCGAGTGCGGGGCTGGAGAGATGAGATGATCGCCAACCGGCTCGTCGTCCACGATGTCCTTCACGGTGACTGGTCCGCGCGCAGCGGATACGAGCTCGGTATGCGCATGACCGACATCGAACCGGGAAGCGCGGTGTTCGCCGCGAACGACTACCTCGCGCTCGGCCTCATCTCCGCCCTGCACGAACGTGGCCTTCGGGTCCCGGAGGATGTCAGCGTTGTCGGTTTCGACGATGTGCCCGAGGCGGGTTACCTCATGCCGCCCCTCACGACTATCCGCCAGGACTTCGCGTCGCTCGGTGCCCTCATCATGCAGAAGGTGCTCATCGCCATGGAGGAACCGGACAACGTCTCCGAGAGCACCCCGTTGCCGACGAGTTTGGTCGTCCGGGACTCCACGCGACGCGTCGAGCGGTCCTAA
- a CDS encoding sugar ABC transporter ATP-binding protein, with protein MADQTRSTAEAPRPVVEVVGATVRFRAETALDGVDFRMYPGEVHSLMGENGAGKSTLIKGITGALHLDEGSMELDGEPVEFTNPAEAQRAGIRTVYQEIDLLPNLSVAENVMLGREPRKPWGAIDWRAMRAATADVLADLSLDIDPASPLASHSLAVQQLIAIARAISSDVKVLVLDEPTSSLDLDEVAELFRIIRELKERGVAILFVSHFLDQVYEICDRITVLRNGRLVGEYLTTELLRIDLVQKMLGRSSDEVIVKPRVESEAPQSHAILEARNLGLGHRLSGVDVILAEGEVLGLAGLLGSGRTELARTLTGIDKPDTGTISLDGVIVVPGNPRKAIGIGLTYASEDRKAEGIISQLTVRENITLALQAQRGIFRRMRASRQRELAASWIEALGIRPASTEQLAGNLSGGNQQKVLLARLLALAPRVLVLDEPTRGIDIGAKVEVQRLVAELADNGMSVIFISAELEEVLRVSSRITLLRDGRAIATVPSDELSVDSLLALIAQPDDDE; from the coding sequence ATGGCCGATCAGACCCGCTCGACCGCCGAGGCGCCCCGCCCCGTCGTCGAGGTCGTGGGCGCCACGGTGCGGTTCCGCGCCGAGACCGCCCTCGACGGGGTGGACTTCCGGATGTATCCGGGCGAGGTCCATTCGCTCATGGGCGAGAACGGCGCGGGCAAGTCGACGCTCATCAAGGGCATCACGGGCGCGCTCCACCTCGACGAGGGCTCTATGGAGCTCGACGGTGAGCCGGTGGAGTTCACGAACCCCGCGGAAGCTCAGCGGGCGGGCATCCGTACGGTCTACCAGGAGATCGACCTCCTCCCGAACCTCAGCGTGGCTGAGAACGTGATGCTGGGACGCGAGCCGCGCAAGCCGTGGGGTGCCATCGATTGGCGCGCCATGCGTGCCGCGACCGCGGACGTTCTCGCGGACCTGAGCCTCGACATCGACCCCGCGTCGCCTTTGGCGAGCCATTCCCTCGCGGTGCAGCAGCTCATCGCCATCGCCCGCGCCATCTCCAGTGATGTCAAGGTGCTCGTCCTCGACGAACCCACCTCGAGCCTGGACCTGGACGAGGTCGCGGAGCTGTTCCGCATCATCCGTGAGCTGAAGGAGCGTGGAGTCGCGATCCTCTTCGTCTCGCACTTCCTCGACCAGGTCTACGAGATCTGCGATCGCATCACCGTGCTCCGCAACGGTCGGCTCGTGGGGGAGTACCTCACCACCGAACTGCTCCGTATCGATCTCGTGCAGAAGATGCTCGGCCGCAGCAGCGACGAGGTTATCGTCAAGCCCCGCGTCGAGAGCGAGGCCCCCCAGTCCCACGCCATACTCGAGGCGCGCAACCTGGGTCTCGGTCACCGCCTCTCGGGCGTGGACGTCATTCTCGCGGAGGGTGAGGTGCTCGGCCTCGCCGGCCTGCTCGGCTCGGGTCGCACCGAACTCGCGAGAACGCTCACCGGCATCGACAAACCCGACACGGGCACGATCTCGCTCGACGGCGTCATCGTGGTTCCCGGAAACCCGCGCAAGGCGATCGGCATAGGACTCACCTACGCCTCAGAGGATCGCAAGGCCGAGGGCATCATCAGCCAGCTGACGGTGCGCGAGAACATCACCCTCGCTCTGCAGGCCCAGCGGGGAATCTTCCGGCGGATGCGGGCCTCCCGGCAGCGTGAGCTCGCCGCCAGCTGGATCGAGGCGCTGGGCATCCGCCCGGCCTCCACGGAGCAGCTCGCGGGCAATCTCTCCGGAGGCAACCAGCAGAAGGTGCTCCTGGCTCGGCTACTCGCGCTGGCGCCCCGCGTCTTGGTGCTCGACGAGCCGACTCGTGGAATTGATATCGGCGCGAAGGTCGAAGTGCAACGACTCGTCGCAGAGCTGGCCGACAATGGGATGTCGGTGATCTTCATCTCCGCGGAACTGGAGGAGGTTCTGAGAGTGTCCTCACGCATCACTCTCCTGCGGGATGGCAGGGCCATCGCGACCGTACCGAGCGACGAGCTCAGCGTGGACTCCCTGCTGGCCCTGATTGCGCAGCCCGATGACGACGAGTGA
- a CDS encoding sugar ABC transporter permease YjfF (membrane component of a putative sugar ABC transporter system): MTIQAPTAPKVTISSVTQRFLGRHVSWIPVFAALIILIAMFIGAQAYFGNFLTPRVISSLLLDNAYLLILAVGMTFVILTGGIDLSVGAVMAFTGMFGASLLSGGLPVGIVIPIMLLVGAGMGLGVGILVQYFDVQPFIASLAAMFAARGLAFMVSLSSIKVDDPAILWLQSTRLQAEPGSWFITPTGILALLIVAIGALVLAYTRFGRTIYAIGGNEQSARLMGLPVVRTKLLAYVISGVCAGLAGVVFTAYTGASYPLNGIGTELDTIAAVVIGGTLLTGGSGYVLGSMIGVFVYGTIKTAISFLGAEQSWTRITIGALLLLFVVVQRVIVARSSRR, from the coding sequence ATGACGATTCAGGCACCCACCGCGCCGAAGGTGACGATCTCCTCGGTCACCCAGCGGTTCCTCGGCAGGCACGTTTCGTGGATCCCGGTCTTCGCGGCCCTGATCATCCTCATCGCGATGTTCATCGGAGCGCAGGCCTACTTCGGCAACTTCCTCACGCCCCGCGTGATCTCGTCGCTGCTGCTCGACAACGCCTACCTGCTGATCCTCGCCGTCGGCATGACTTTCGTGATCCTCACCGGCGGCATCGACCTCTCAGTGGGCGCCGTCATGGCCTTCACCGGGATGTTCGGGGCGAGCCTGCTGAGCGGTGGTCTCCCGGTCGGCATCGTCATCCCGATCATGCTCCTCGTGGGGGCCGGAATGGGCCTCGGCGTCGGCATCCTGGTGCAGTACTTCGACGTGCAACCGTTCATCGCCTCGCTCGCCGCTATGTTCGCAGCCCGTGGTCTCGCGTTTATGGTGAGTCTCTCGTCGATCAAGGTGGACGACCCCGCGATCCTCTGGTTGCAGTCCACGCGTCTGCAGGCTGAACCCGGGAGCTGGTTCATCACGCCGACGGGTATCCTCGCGCTCCTGATCGTCGCCATCGGTGCACTCGTTCTCGCTTACACACGATTCGGTCGTACGATCTACGCGATCGGCGGAAACGAGCAGTCCGCCCGTCTCATGGGACTCCCCGTAGTACGCACGAAGCTCCTCGCCTACGTGATCAGTGGTGTCTGCGCCGGTCTCGCCGGAGTCGTGTTCACCGCGTACACGGGCGCGTCCTACCCACTCAATGGCATCGGAACCGAGCTCGACACGATCGCTGCGGTCGTCATCGGCGGAACCCTGCTCACCGGTGGCAGCGGCTACGTGCTGGGATCGATGATCGGCGTGTTCGTGTACGGCACGATCAAGACGGCGATCTCGTTCCTCGGGGCCGAGCAGTCGTGGACGCGCATCACGATCGGCGCGCTGCTGCTCCTCTTCGTGGTTGTGCAGCGAGTGATCGTCGCCCGATCGAGTAGAAGATAG
- a CDS encoding ABC transporter permease, with protein MRKIIKHRLFWPIAALITLIVVNTIARPSFIAVTVQGGQFYGPLVDILRNSAPLMLVALGMTIVIATRGIDLSVGAIMAVSGAVALTIIQASADPNGLPTVLLAVVVGVLVALILGVWNGFLVSVVGIQPIIATLVLMLAGRGIALLITGGFITTINSEPYKFMAQGYMLGLPFAFYVSIVAVIIVGLVERRTALGVLTEAVGINPVASRLAGVRSRGIIWGAYAASGLLAGLAGILYSSNIMAADANAAGLYIELDAILAVVLGGTSLMGGKFSLAGTVVGVFTIQTLKSTITFLGVPPAVSPLFLAIVVVIVVLVQSPRLRHFTEKFWQSLRSKSAAGKGSEVAS; from the coding sequence ATGAGAAAGATCATCAAGCACCGCCTGTTCTGGCCGATTGCGGCGCTCATCACCCTGATCGTGGTCAACACGATCGCGCGGCCGTCGTTCATCGCGGTGACCGTGCAGGGCGGCCAGTTCTACGGCCCCCTTGTCGACATCCTGCGCAACAGCGCACCGCTCATGCTCGTCGCTCTCGGAATGACGATCGTGATCGCCACCCGTGGCATCGACCTCTCGGTCGGCGCCATCATGGCGGTGTCCGGTGCTGTGGCACTCACGATCATCCAGGCCTCGGCTGACCCGAACGGGCTCCCCACGGTGCTCCTCGCCGTCGTGGTGGGCGTACTCGTCGCCCTCATCCTCGGAGTCTGGAACGGCTTCCTCGTCTCGGTCGTCGGTATCCAACCCATCATCGCGACGCTTGTGCTCATGCTCGCCGGGCGCGGGATCGCGCTGCTGATCACGGGTGGATTCATCACCACGATCAACAGCGAGCCCTACAAGTTCATGGCGCAGGGCTACATGCTCGGCCTGCCGTTCGCGTTCTACGTCTCGATCGTCGCGGTGATCATCGTGGGGCTCGTGGAGCGCCGCACGGCGCTCGGTGTCCTCACGGAAGCCGTGGGCATCAACCCCGTGGCCAGCCGGCTCGCCGGGGTGCGCTCTCGCGGCATCATCTGGGGTGCGTACGCGGCGAGCGGTCTGCTCGCGGGGCTCGCTGGCATCCTCTACAGCTCGAACATCATGGCTGCGGATGCCAACGCCGCTGGCCTCTACATCGAGCTCGACGCGATCCTCGCGGTCGTACTCGGCGGTACCTCGCTCATGGGCGGAAAGTTCAGCCTTGCGGGAACCGTCGTCGGCGTCTTCACCATCCAAACCCTCAAGTCCACGATCACGTTCCTCGGCGTTCCGCCGGCCGTGAGCCCGTTGTTCCTGGCGATCGTGGTTGTGATCGTCGTCCTCGTGCAGTCTCCACGGCTGCGCCACTTCACTGAGAAATTCTGGCAATCCCTGCGTTCCAAGAGCGCAGCGGGCAAGGGCTCGGAGGTAGCCTCATGA